Genomic DNA from Microbacterium sp. NC79:
GATGGTGAGTTCGTCGCCAGACTGCACGCCGGGACGAATCTCCAGGTCAACGGAACCATCGAGCGCGTCGATTGTCGCCGTGGTGCCGAGAATAGCGTCAGGCATCGCGACTTCGAGCAGCGCCACCAGGTCGTCGCCCTCGCGCGAGAACGCGGCGTTGGGCGACACCTTGATCTCCAGGTACAGGTCACCGTTGGGGCCACCGGCTGGGCCCACTTCACCTGAGCCCGGAAGCTGGAGTCGGAGACCGTCGTCGACGCCGGCAGGAATGTCGAGCGATACCGTGCGGCGCGAGCGCACCCGTCCTTGACCCGCACACGTGACGCACGGCGAAGGAATCGTGGTTCCGTATCCGCGGCACACGTTGCACGGTGCGTTGGTCAACATCGTGCCGAGCAGGCTCCGTACCTGCTGCTGGATGTGACCGGTACCGCCACAAATGTCACACGTCTGCTCCGAGGTTCCTGGCTGGCAGCACGATCCCTGGCAGGTCTCACACAACACGGCGGTGTCGACCTCAATGTCACGGTGCACGCCGAAGATGACGTCGCCGAGCTCGACCGTCACCTTGACGAGAGCATCCTGGCCGCGCTCACGACGCGAACGGGGGCGCGGGCCGCGGGATTGTCCGCCACCGAAGAACGTTTCAAAGATGTCGCCGAACCCACCAAAGCCGCCGCCGCCGAAGGCCGAGTCGCCGCCGTTGTCATAGCGCTGACGTTCCTCGGGGTTCGAGAGCACATCGTAGGCGTGCGTCACGAGCTTGAACTTCTCTTCCGCTTCTTCCCCCGGATTCACATCCGGGTGAAGCTGGCGAGCGAGCTTTCGGTACGCCTTCTTGATTTCTTCGGTCGTCGCATCACGCGAGACACCCAAAACTTCGTAGTGGTCTGCCACTTTAGCCTTTCTCGGGGCACACGCCCCTCATCACGTCAGCGACGTGTGTCATCCTCGTCCAGCAACCGGGTCAGGTACCGCGCGACAGCGCGCACGGCAGCGAGGTTGCTGGGATAGTCCATGCGGGTCGGGCCCATCAGCCCAATCCGCGCACGGGAGCCTGGTGCGTCATAGTCTCCCGTCACAAGGGATGCCTCGGAGAGACCAAACGCTGCGTTTTCTGAGCCGATCGAGGCCGCGAGGCCCTCACGGTCGGCCACCATTTCTTCCATCAGCCTGACGAGAGTCGCCTGCTCTTCGATTGCCTCGAGCAGGGGGTGAATGGAA
This window encodes:
- the dnaJ gene encoding molecular chaperone DnaJ, with product MADHYEVLGVSRDATTEEIKKAYRKLARQLHPDVNPGEEAEEKFKLVTHAYDVLSNPEERQRYDNGGDSAFGGGGFGGFGDIFETFFGGGQSRGPRPRSRRERGQDALVKVTVELGDVIFGVHRDIEVDTAVLCETCQGSCCQPGTSEQTCDICGGTGHIQQQVRSLLGTMLTNAPCNVCRGYGTTIPSPCVTCAGQGRVRSRRTVSLDIPAGVDDGLRLQLPGSGEVGPAGGPNGDLYLEIKVSPNAAFSREGDDLVALLEVAMPDAILGTTATIDALDGSVDLEIRPGVQSGDELTIKGRGITPLRGSTRGDLRVGIHVVTPTKLDAKQRALIEQLQGSMKSPTPALAQHQQGLFAKLRDRFRTH